In Taeniopygia guttata chromosome 2, bTaeGut7.mat, whole genome shotgun sequence, one genomic interval encodes:
- the LOC100231534 gene encoding macrophage mannose receptor 1 isoform X1, with protein MSFSRFLVFLSLMQCSLQSSVTFTLRGNANGQSCVFPFKYNNKQYNECTDAGRSDGLLWCATTADFDADKLYGFCPLINDTERFWTEDASTGIHYQINSQSALTWHQARKSCQQQNAELLSIAETQEQAYVRELTKEFSFAFWIGLNALDFNSGWQWAGGSPFRYLNWAPGSPSLLPGKICGLLNPRKNAKWENQACNQRLGYICKKGSFSSKADIMPKGELRPVQCTDGWWPYAGHCYSIHRDPKTWEDALSSCKKQDGDLASIHNIAENSFLVSQLGYKPTEELWLGLNALRSHFSFEWSDGSPVTFTKWQRRHPAYTDSLEHCVAVKGQDGYWATDICNKQLGYICKKKPSSQSSEKETIEDPGCQKGWKRYGFHCYLVGSALLTFSEANKTCEQSKAYLATVESRHEQIFLISLTGLRSEKYFWIGLSDTEEKGSFRWTNGETAHFTHWNTAMPGKEQGCVAMGTGIAAGLWDVVSCEKTWNYLCKRRAAGVPPPAPEQVPVAACAEGWDRASRADSCLKFFVREGNQKKSWFEAEEFCREIGGNLVTINTREDQILLWQLASDKGLNTQTFWIGLFLLNPDEGFAWIDGSPVVYENWEENEPNNYEELEHCVMFNGSPQMRWNDLRCEHLLNWICETKKGTLIKPEANYKLDYQLTKDGWIIYENKQYYFSKEHVHMEEARRICQKNFADLVVIEKESKRRFLWQYIYTKHRGKSYFIGLVVSFDQRFRWLDDSPVNYVAWAPNEPNFANNDENCVIMSEEFGLWKDINCAVKNAFICERHNSTYSGFAPTVLPPLGGCPETWLLFNNKCYKIFGSREEEKLTWHSARSVCRELGGNLASIHNNQVQAFLTFHLKDVANETWIGLNDINSEHTYLWTDGSIFDYSNWARGFPFRDKFMVVDWKYITIETDCITMTKRSVDDAGLWENTDCQHKKSYICQMESEPELFHPTSAPDFDFVHYGNSSYLIIPSKMNWEEARKACKEKSSELASIFDYYSNIFLLLQAVQYGDPLWIGLNSNVNYGYYRWTTKRKVSFSKWDYEEPKQKLACVYLALSGRWKTARCNEKYFPVCKKSEDILPSDPPQDIGQCPESDHISWIPFRSHCYNFNANEITWAQSVTQCIRSGGMLTSVEDLYESNFLIEHADLYASKTSGFWIGIYRNVNGQLLWQDNSALDFVNWAEGQPSGDELSFCVELSAATGFWSVLPCSSQKGFICKKPKTILKAAGNVEDAKKDKVSGHLNMWILPTLILIILLGVGFMIYFLFKIKTGSGTGREVRRSSSQLEYSRALTAGDNGSGATNNKEKNEQSVV; from the exons ATGAGTTTCTCCAGGTTTCTAGTTTTCCTTTCCCTCATGCAATGCTCACTACAGTCATCAG TTACTTTTACACTACGAGGAAATGCCAATGGACAGTCTTGTGTATTCCCTTTCAAATACAATAACAAGCAGTACAATGAGTGCACAGATGCTGGCAGGTCAGATGGGCTGCTCTGGTGTGCAACAACTGCAGATTTTGACGCTGATAAACTCTATGGATTTTGCCCACTAATAA ACGACACAGAAAGATTTTGGACAGAAGATGCTTCAACTGGCATTCACTATCAGATAAACTCACAATCAGCTCTAACATGGCACCAAGCAAGGAAAAGCTGTCAGCAGCAAAATGCAGAACTACTAAGCATTGCAGAGACTCAGGAGCAAGCATATGTAAGAG AGCTAACAAAAGAATTTAGTTTTGCCTTCTGGATTGGATTGAATGCTTTGGATTTCAACAGTGGATGGCAATGGGCTGGGGGCAGCCCTTTCAGATATTTAAACTGGGCTCCAG GAagtccttcccttctccctgggAAAATTTGTGGACTGTTGAATCCCAGAAAAAATGCTAAATGGGAAAACCAAGCATGCAATCAGAGACTAGGCTACATTTGTAAAAAAGGATCCTTCAGTTCAAAAGCTGATATTATGCCCAAAG GGGAATTGAGGCCTGTTCAGTGCACAGATGGCTGGTGGCCGTATGCAGGTCACTGCTACAGCATTcaccgggaccccaaaacatGGGAAGATGCTCTGTCTTCTTGTAAAAAGCAAGATGGAGATTTGGCAAGCATCCACAACATTGCTGAAAATAGCTTTCTAGTGTCACAGCTTGGTTACA AGCCAACAGAAGAGCTGTGGCTGGGTCTGAACGCCCTGAGGTCTCACTTCTCCTTCGAGTGGAGTGACGGGAGCCCTGTGACGTTCACCAAATGGCAGCGCCGGCATCCTGCCTACACCGACAGCCTGGAGCACTGCGTGGCTGTGAAGGGGCAG GATGGATACTGGGCAACTGACATTTGTAATAAGCAGCTTGGTTACATCTGTAAGAAGAAGCCTTCATCGCAATCCTCTGAAAAAGAGACAATTGAGGACCCAGGCTGCCAAAAA GGTTGGAAAAGATATGGTTTTCACTGTTACTTGGTGGGTTCAGCGCTTTTGACATTCTCAGAAGCAAATAAGACATGTGAACAGAGCAAAGCTTATCTAGCTACGGTGGAAAGCAG ACATGAGCAAATCTTTCTGATTAGTCTGACGGGGCTGAggtctgaaaaatatttctggattGGTCTCTctgacacagaagaaaaagggagTTTCAGGTGGACCAATGGAGAAACTGCTCATTTCACACACTGGAACACAGCCATGCCAG GGAAAGAGCAAGGCTGCGTTGCCATGGGAACAGGAATTGCAGCTGGATTATGGGATGTTGTGAGCTGTGAGAAGACATGGAATTATCTTTGCAAACGGCGGGCAGCAGGAGTGCCCCCTCCTGCTCCAGAACAGGTCCCTGTGGCCGCGTGTGCCgaaggctgggacagagcctCCCGGGCAGACTCGTGCCTCAAA TTTTTTGTGAGAGAGGGAAACCAAAAGAAGTCTTGGTTTGAAGCTGAAGAATTCTGTAGAGAAATAGGTGGAAACCTGGTCACAATCAATACAAGAGAAGATCAAATTTTATTATGGCAATTAGCTTC GGACAAAGGGCTGAACACTCAGACTTTCTGGATTGGTTTGTTTCTCTTAAATCCTGATGAAGGATTTGCCTGGATTGATGGCTCCCCT GTAGTTTATGAGAACTGGGAGGAAAATGAACCCAACAACTATGAAGAACTTGAACATTGTGTTATGTTTAATGGATCACCCCAAATGCGCTGGAACGACTTGCGCTGTGAACATTTACTTAATTGGATttgtgaaacaaaaaaag gtacATTGATAAAGCCTGAAGCAAACTACAAACTTG ACTATCAGCTCACGAAAGATGGATGGATTATATATGAAAATAAGCAGTACTATTTCAGCAAAGAACATGTCCATATGGAAGAAGCTCGGAGGATTTGTCAGAAGAATTTTGCTGATCTTGTTGTCAttgagaaagaaagcaaaagacGATTTCTGTGGCAATAT ATTTACacaaaacacagaggaaaatcaTATTTCATCGGCTTAGTTGTCAGCTTTGATCAGAGATTCAG ATGGCTGGATGACAGCCCAGTGAACTATGTTGCCTGGGCTCCAAATGAACCCAATTTTGCAAATAATGATGAAAACTGTGTGATAATGTCAGAAGAATTTG GTTTATGGAAAGACATAAACTGTGCTGTGAAAAACGCCTTTATCTGTGAAAGGCACAATTCAACTTACTCAGGATTTGCTCCTACTGTGCTTCCACCTCTGGGAGGATGTCCTGAAACTTGGCTTTTGTTCAACAATAAG TGCTATAAAATATTTGGAtccagagaagaagagaaactAACTTGGCACTCAGCAAGAAGTGTTTGTAGAGAATTAGGGGGAAATTTGGCCTCTATACACAATAATCAAGTGCAAG CTTTCCTCACCTTCCACCTAAAGGATGTTGCCAATGAAACATGGATTGGGCTGAATGACATCAACAGTGAGCATACCTATCTTTGGACAGATGGAAGCATTTTTGACTATTCAAATTGGGCCCGAGGATTCCCATTCAGAGATAAATTCATGGTGGTTGACTGGAAGTATATTACAATAGAG ACTGATTGTATTACAATGACAAAAAGATCTGTAGATGATGCAGGATTATGGGAAAATACTGACTGCCAGCATAAAAAAAGCTATATTTGCCAGATGGAGAGTg AGCCTGAACTGTTTCACCCCACAAGTGCTCCAGATTTTGATTTTGTCCATTATGGCAATAGCAGCTATTTAATCATTCCTTCTAAAATGAATTGGGAAGAAGCAAGAAAAGCATGCAAGGAGAAATCTTCAGAGCTTGCCAGCATTTTTGATTATTACAGTAATATATtcttgctgctgcaggcagtgcagtATGGAGACCCCTTATGGATTGGGCTCAACAGCAATGTg AATTACGGATATTATAGATGGACTACTAAAAGGAAAGTAAGTTTTTCTAAGTGGGACTATGAAGAGCCAAAACAGAAACTAGCCTGTGTCTATCTAGCACTCTCTGGGAGATGGAAAACAGCACGTTgtaatgagaaatattttcctgtctgcaaaaaatctgagG ACATACTTCCTTCTGACCCCCCTCAGGATATTGGACAATGTCCTGAATCTGATCACATATCTTGGATTCCTTTCCGAAGCCACTGCTATAACTTCAATGCCAATGAAATTACCTGGGCTCAGTCTGTGACTCAGTGCATTCGATCAg gtggTATGTTGACTTCTGTAGAAGATCTGTATGAATCAAACTTTTTAATAGAACATGCAGATTTATATGCAAGCAAGACAAGTGGCTTCTGGATAGGAATATACAGAAATGTAAATG ggcagctgctttggcaaGACAACAGTGCCTTAGACTTTGTCAACTGGGCTGAGGGGCAGCCCTCGGGGGACGAGCTGAGTTTCTGCGTGGAGCTGTCTGCAGCTACCGGCTTCTGGagtgtcctgccctgctcttcCCAAAAGGGCTTTATTTGTAAGAAACCAAAGA
- the LOC100231534 gene encoding macrophage mannose receptor 1 isoform X2, whose translation MSFSRFLVFLSLMQCSLQSSVTFTLRGNANGQSCVFPFKYNNKQYNECTDAGRSDGLLWCATTADFDADKLYGFCPLINDTERFWTEDASTGIHYQINSQSALTWHQARKSCQQQNAELLSIAETQEQAYVRELTKEFSFAFWIGLNALDFNSGWQWAGGSPFRYLNWAPGSPSLLPGKICGLLNPRKNAKWENQACNQRLGYICKKGSFSSKADIMPKGELRPVQCTDGWWPYAGHCYSIHRDPKTWEDALSSCKKQDGDLASIHNIAENSFLVSQLGYKPTEELWLGLNALRSHFSFEWSDGSPVTFTKWQRRHPAYTDSLEHCVAVKGQDGYWATDICNKQLGYICKKKPSSQSSEKETIEDPGCQKGWKRYGFHCYLVGSALLTFSEANKTCEQSKAYLATVESRHEQIFLISLTGLRSEKYFWIGLSDTEEKGSFRWTNGETAHFTHWNTAMPGKEQGCVAMGTGIAAGLWDVVSCEKTWNYLCKRRAAGVPPPAPEQVPVAACAEGWDRASRADSCLKFFVREGNQKKSWFEAEEFCREIGGNLVTINTREDQILLWQLASDKGLNTQTFWIGLFLLNPDEGFAWIDGSPVIYENWEENEPNNYEELEHCVMFNGSPQMRWNDLRCEHLLNWICETKKGTLIKPEANYKLDYQLTKDGWIIYENKQYYFSKEHVHMEEARRICQKNFADLVVIEKESKRRFLWQYIYTKHRGKSYFIGLVVSFDQRFRWLDDSPVNYVAWAPNEPNFANNDENCVIMSEEFGLWKDINCAVKNAFICERHNSTYSGFAPTVLPPLGGCPETWLLFNNKCYKIFGSREEEKLTWHSARSVCRELGGNLASIHNNQVQAFLTFHLKDVANETWIGLNDINSEHTYLWTDGSIFDYSNWARGFPFRDKFMVVDWKYITIETDCITMTKRSVDDAGLWENTDCQHKKSYICQMESEPELFHPTSAPDFDFVHYGNSSYLIIPSKMNWEEARKACKEKSSELASIFDYYSNIFLLLQAVQYGDPLWIGLNSNVNYGYYRWTTKRKVSFSKWDYEEPKQKLACVYLALSGRWKTARCNEKYFPVCKKSEDILPSDPPQDIGQCPESDHISWIPFRSHCYNFNANEITWAQSVTQCIRSGGMLTSVEDLYESNFLIEHADLYASKTSGFWIGIYRNVNGQLLWQDNSALDFVNWAEGQPSGDELSFCVELSAATGFWSVLPCSSQKGFICKKPKTILKAAGNVEDAKKDKVSGHLNMWILPTLILIILLGVGFMIYFLFKIKTGSGTGREVRRSSSQLEYSRALTAGDNGSGATNNKEKNEQSVV comes from the exons ATGAGTTTCTCCAGGTTTCTAGTTTTCCTTTCCCTCATGCAATGCTCACTACAGTCATCAG TTACTTTTACACTACGAGGAAATGCCAATGGACAGTCTTGTGTATTCCCTTTCAAATACAATAACAAGCAGTACAATGAGTGCACAGATGCTGGCAGGTCAGATGGGCTGCTCTGGTGTGCAACAACTGCAGATTTTGACGCTGATAAACTCTATGGATTTTGCCCACTAATAA ACGACACAGAAAGATTTTGGACAGAAGATGCTTCAACTGGCATTCACTATCAGATAAACTCACAATCAGCTCTAACATGGCACCAAGCAAGGAAAAGCTGTCAGCAGCAAAATGCAGAACTACTAAGCATTGCAGAGACTCAGGAGCAAGCATATGTAAGAG AGCTAACAAAAGAATTTAGTTTTGCCTTCTGGATTGGATTGAATGCTTTGGATTTCAACAGTGGATGGCAATGGGCTGGGGGCAGCCCTTTCAGATATTTAAACTGGGCTCCAG GAagtccttcccttctccctgggAAAATTTGTGGACTGTTGAATCCCAGAAAAAATGCTAAATGGGAAAACCAAGCATGCAATCAGAGACTAGGCTACATTTGTAAAAAAGGATCCTTCAGTTCAAAAGCTGATATTATGCCCAAAG GGGAATTGAGGCCTGTTCAGTGCACAGATGGCTGGTGGCCGTATGCAGGTCACTGCTACAGCATTcaccgggaccccaaaacatGGGAAGATGCTCTGTCTTCTTGTAAAAAGCAAGATGGAGATTTGGCAAGCATCCACAACATTGCTGAAAATAGCTTTCTAGTGTCACAGCTTGGTTACA AGCCAACAGAAGAGCTGTGGCTGGGTCTGAACGCCCTGAGGTCTCACTTCTCCTTCGAGTGGAGTGACGGGAGCCCTGTGACGTTCACCAAATGGCAGCGCCGGCATCCTGCCTACACCGACAGCCTGGAGCACTGCGTGGCTGTGAAGGGGCAG GATGGATACTGGGCAACTGACATTTGTAATAAGCAGCTTGGTTACATCTGTAAGAAGAAGCCTTCATCGCAATCCTCTGAAAAAGAGACAATTGAGGACCCAGGCTGCCAAAAA GGTTGGAAAAGATATGGTTTTCACTGTTACTTGGTGGGTTCAGCGCTTTTGACATTCTCAGAAGCAAATAAGACATGTGAACAGAGCAAAGCTTATCTAGCTACGGTGGAAAGCAG ACATGAGCAAATCTTTCTGATTAGTCTGACGGGGCTGAggtctgaaaaatatttctggattGGTCTCTctgacacagaagaaaaagggagTTTCAGGTGGACCAATGGAGAAACTGCTCATTTCACACACTGGAACACAGCCATGCCAG GGAAAGAGCAAGGCTGCGTTGCCATGGGAACAGGAATTGCAGCTGGATTATGGGATGTTGTGAGCTGTGAGAAGACATGGAATTATCTTTGCAAACGGCGGGCAGCAGGAGTGCCCCCTCCTGCTCCAGAACAGGTCCCTGTGGCCGCGTGTGCCgaaggctgggacagagcctCCCGGGCAGACTCGTGCCTCAAA TTTTTTGTGAGAGAGGGAAACCAAAAGAAGTCTTGGTTTGAAGCTGAAGAATTCTGTAGAGAAATAGGTGGAAACCTGGTCACAATCAATACAAGAGAAGATCAAATTTTATTATGGCAATTAGCTTC GGACAAAGGGCTGAACACTCAGACTTTCTGGATTGGTTTGTTTCTCTTAAATCCTGATGAAGGATTTGCCTGGATTGATGGCTCCCCTGTGA TTTATGAGAACTGGGAGGAAAATGAACCCAACAACTATGAAGAACTTGAACATTGTGTTATGTTTAATGGATCACCCCAAATGCGCTGGAACGACTTGCGCTGTGAACATTTACTTAATTGGATttgtgaaacaaaaaaag gtacATTGATAAAGCCTGAAGCAAACTACAAACTTG ACTATCAGCTCACGAAAGATGGATGGATTATATATGAAAATAAGCAGTACTATTTCAGCAAAGAACATGTCCATATGGAAGAAGCTCGGAGGATTTGTCAGAAGAATTTTGCTGATCTTGTTGTCAttgagaaagaaagcaaaagacGATTTCTGTGGCAATAT ATTTACacaaaacacagaggaaaatcaTATTTCATCGGCTTAGTTGTCAGCTTTGATCAGAGATTCAG ATGGCTGGATGACAGCCCAGTGAACTATGTTGCCTGGGCTCCAAATGAACCCAATTTTGCAAATAATGATGAAAACTGTGTGATAATGTCAGAAGAATTTG GTTTATGGAAAGACATAAACTGTGCTGTGAAAAACGCCTTTATCTGTGAAAGGCACAATTCAACTTACTCAGGATTTGCTCCTACTGTGCTTCCACCTCTGGGAGGATGTCCTGAAACTTGGCTTTTGTTCAACAATAAG TGCTATAAAATATTTGGAtccagagaagaagagaaactAACTTGGCACTCAGCAAGAAGTGTTTGTAGAGAATTAGGGGGAAATTTGGCCTCTATACACAATAATCAAGTGCAAG CTTTCCTCACCTTCCACCTAAAGGATGTTGCCAATGAAACATGGATTGGGCTGAATGACATCAACAGTGAGCATACCTATCTTTGGACAGATGGAAGCATTTTTGACTATTCAAATTGGGCCCGAGGATTCCCATTCAGAGATAAATTCATGGTGGTTGACTGGAAGTATATTACAATAGAG ACTGATTGTATTACAATGACAAAAAGATCTGTAGATGATGCAGGATTATGGGAAAATACTGACTGCCAGCATAAAAAAAGCTATATTTGCCAGATGGAGAGTg AGCCTGAACTGTTTCACCCCACAAGTGCTCCAGATTTTGATTTTGTCCATTATGGCAATAGCAGCTATTTAATCATTCCTTCTAAAATGAATTGGGAAGAAGCAAGAAAAGCATGCAAGGAGAAATCTTCAGAGCTTGCCAGCATTTTTGATTATTACAGTAATATATtcttgctgctgcaggcagtgcagtATGGAGACCCCTTATGGATTGGGCTCAACAGCAATGTg AATTACGGATATTATAGATGGACTACTAAAAGGAAAGTAAGTTTTTCTAAGTGGGACTATGAAGAGCCAAAACAGAAACTAGCCTGTGTCTATCTAGCACTCTCTGGGAGATGGAAAACAGCACGTTgtaatgagaaatattttcctgtctgcaaaaaatctgagG ACATACTTCCTTCTGACCCCCCTCAGGATATTGGACAATGTCCTGAATCTGATCACATATCTTGGATTCCTTTCCGAAGCCACTGCTATAACTTCAATGCCAATGAAATTACCTGGGCTCAGTCTGTGACTCAGTGCATTCGATCAg gtggTATGTTGACTTCTGTAGAAGATCTGTATGAATCAAACTTTTTAATAGAACATGCAGATTTATATGCAAGCAAGACAAGTGGCTTCTGGATAGGAATATACAGAAATGTAAATG ggcagctgctttggcaaGACAACAGTGCCTTAGACTTTGTCAACTGGGCTGAGGGGCAGCCCTCGGGGGACGAGCTGAGTTTCTGCGTGGAGCTGTCTGCAGCTACCGGCTTCTGGagtgtcctgccctgctcttcCCAAAAGGGCTTTATTTGTAAGAAACCAAAGA